In Corallococcus silvisoli, one DNA window encodes the following:
- the drmA gene encoding DISARM system helicase DrmA, with amino-acid sequence MKTHDAGAVRAHLIDALEADLVGPFGKPSGAPVSDAPERLRNPPSRWYLTGFLVPLDQGVIEDEPDDEEDDLAAGSDEDNEEAARHDPTVKKVRRLPASMGLSVFVPSDTAQLTAHVCWADYQRVEADERKQWSRTFHQRTVTLPLNDAVLREGVALRDSLGLRLEGHVEKTPEGALAVAIFLVNARAPTSTAAERDESYAFQTHLALECAKGFVGRQDSSDAQSDDDDDLVNDLQFRHRQQWAVGHGVSVRVDATSRPVTRVETDWLPRVEVLPVEARWIPEVTVRMEQLAAFTKPSEAVAALSPLVRTYRDWITTQAAIDVGSARREETRDELVRRAHRAATRIEEGIQLLEREPLAFDAFRWMNSVMAQAERKARPDDPKWRLFQLAFILLNLPSVEDEAHADRELVELIFFPTGGGKTQAYLGLIAFTLLLRRLRGQSQPHRGLGVAVLLRYTLRLLTLDQLGRAATLICALDVLRQQEPKRLGEVRFSIGLWVGRSATANTLEQVAAQITEYKNDNSPRAQSPFPLATCPWCATPFERECFILQPSKSRPQEVLVGCANIACVFNLGRNPEGLPVLFVDEQIYRELPCFLVATVDKFAMLPWRGETGLLFGRALGRTGKRFVGPCDDAAAVKAALVMLPNGLRPPELIVQDELHLISGPLGSMVGLYEGAILTLAPRAKLVASTATVRRSRHQVSRLYGRDVALFPPPGVDASEMFFASVGKEGARQYVGVAAPGRPMKAILLRVYVSVLAAAARGEHLHGAASADPYLTLVGYFNSLRELGGMRRLVEDEVRRLAMDRVRRRPEDVDKEADHPWYRGRTIRGEPIELTSREKTADIKASKNRLELAHGQPQSVDVVLASNMISVGVDIDRLGLMVVAGQPKTTSEYIQASSRVGRKANKPGLVVTCLNAAKPRDRSHYERFGTYHESFYRFVEATSVTPFSAPALDRGLAGVVVALGRLLDTAMTAPLEWKSLQTHRDALEKKLESLAKRAGRGLPKEESERASGIVMQRARSLLDSWRNIIEQAKKDAAQRAYSPYDPEGKGLKPLLRTFLDATDNLTQDELKFEAPTSMRDVESSVHLWIQRQPLGGYRAPKAAMEEVAHDEP; translated from the coding sequence ATGAAAACCCATGACGCCGGAGCAGTCCGCGCCCACCTCATCGATGCACTGGAAGCGGACCTCGTCGGTCCCTTCGGCAAACCCTCGGGCGCTCCCGTGTCGGACGCGCCAGAGAGGCTCCGCAATCCCCCGTCGCGTTGGTACCTGACCGGCTTCCTCGTCCCGCTCGACCAGGGGGTCATCGAGGACGAACCCGACGACGAGGAGGACGACCTGGCCGCGGGCAGCGACGAGGACAACGAAGAAGCCGCCCGGCATGACCCGACCGTGAAGAAGGTGCGCCGTCTCCCCGCATCCATGGGCCTGTCCGTCTTCGTCCCTTCCGACACGGCCCAGCTCACCGCGCACGTCTGCTGGGCGGACTACCAACGCGTCGAGGCCGACGAACGCAAGCAATGGAGCCGGACCTTCCACCAACGCACCGTCACCCTTCCCCTGAACGACGCGGTGCTTCGCGAAGGCGTGGCCCTGCGGGACAGCCTGGGCCTGCGCCTGGAAGGCCACGTGGAGAAAACGCCCGAAGGCGCGCTCGCCGTCGCCATCTTCCTCGTGAACGCCCGCGCTCCCACCAGCACCGCCGCGGAGCGCGACGAGTCCTACGCCTTCCAGACCCACCTCGCCCTGGAGTGCGCGAAGGGCTTCGTCGGCCGGCAGGACTCGAGCGATGCCCAGAGTGACGACGACGACGACCTCGTCAACGACCTCCAATTCCGACACCGCCAGCAGTGGGCCGTGGGCCACGGTGTCTCCGTGCGAGTGGACGCTACCTCACGGCCTGTGACTCGCGTGGAGACGGATTGGCTGCCACGTGTCGAAGTGCTCCCCGTCGAAGCGCGCTGGATTCCCGAAGTCACCGTGCGGATGGAACAGCTCGCCGCGTTCACGAAGCCCTCGGAGGCCGTGGCGGCCCTGAGTCCCCTGGTGCGAACCTACCGCGACTGGATCACCACCCAGGCCGCCATTGATGTGGGCAGCGCTCGCCGCGAGGAGACGCGAGATGAACTCGTCCGCCGCGCCCACCGCGCGGCCACTCGCATCGAGGAGGGCATCCAACTCCTGGAACGGGAACCCCTCGCCTTCGACGCCTTCCGCTGGATGAACAGCGTCATGGCCCAGGCCGAGCGCAAGGCCCGTCCAGATGACCCCAAGTGGCGCCTCTTCCAGCTCGCCTTCATCCTGCTCAACCTCCCCTCCGTGGAGGACGAGGCCCACGCGGACCGTGAGCTCGTGGAGCTCATCTTCTTCCCCACCGGCGGAGGAAAGACGCAGGCGTACCTGGGCCTCATCGCCTTCACCCTGCTCCTGCGCCGCCTCCGGGGCCAGTCCCAGCCCCACAGAGGCCTGGGGGTCGCCGTGCTGCTGCGCTACACGCTGCGGCTGCTCACGCTCGACCAGCTTGGCCGCGCCGCGACGCTCATCTGCGCGCTCGACGTGCTCCGCCAACAGGAGCCGAAGCGCCTGGGCGAGGTCCGCTTCTCCATCGGGCTGTGGGTCGGCCGCTCCGCCACCGCCAACACCCTGGAGCAGGTGGCCGCGCAGATCACCGAGTACAAGAACGACAACAGTCCGCGCGCCCAGTCCCCCTTTCCACTCGCCACCTGCCCCTGGTGCGCCACGCCCTTCGAACGGGAGTGCTTCATCCTCCAGCCGTCCAAATCCAGACCCCAGGAGGTGCTGGTCGGCTGCGCGAACATCGCGTGCGTCTTCAACCTGGGCCGCAACCCCGAAGGACTCCCCGTCCTCTTCGTCGACGAACAGATCTACCGCGAGCTGCCGTGCTTCCTCGTCGCCACCGTGGACAAGTTCGCCATGCTGCCCTGGCGCGGTGAGACCGGCCTGCTCTTCGGCCGCGCACTGGGGCGCACCGGCAAGCGCTTCGTGGGGCCCTGCGACGACGCCGCGGCCGTGAAGGCAGCCCTCGTGATGCTCCCGAACGGACTGCGTCCCCCGGAGCTCATCGTGCAGGACGAACTGCACCTCATCTCCGGCCCGCTGGGCTCCATGGTGGGCCTCTACGAGGGCGCCATCCTGACACTCGCGCCCCGGGCGAAGCTGGTGGCCTCCACGGCCACGGTCCGCCGCTCACGGCATCAGGTGAGCCGCCTCTATGGGCGGGACGTGGCGCTCTTCCCGCCCCCCGGCGTGGATGCCTCCGAGATGTTCTTTGCTTCCGTGGGAAAGGAGGGCGCGCGCCAGTACGTGGGAGTGGCGGCGCCCGGACGTCCCATGAAGGCCATCCTGCTGCGCGTCTATGTCAGCGTGCTCGCCGCCGCCGCGCGCGGTGAACACCTCCATGGCGCCGCGAGCGCCGACCCGTACCTGACGCTCGTCGGCTACTTCAACAGCCTGCGCGAGCTGGGCGGCATGCGTCGGCTCGTCGAGGACGAGGTGCGCCGGCTGGCGATGGACCGCGTCCGGCGCCGGCCAGAGGACGTCGACAAGGAGGCCGACCATCCCTGGTACCGGGGCAGGACCATCCGTGGCGAACCCATCGAGCTGACCAGCCGGGAGAAGACCGCCGACATCAAGGCCTCCAAGAACCGCCTGGAGCTCGCGCACGGCCAGCCCCAGAGCGTCGACGTCGTGCTCGCCAGCAACATGATCTCCGTCGGCGTGGACATCGACCGGCTGGGGCTCATGGTCGTGGCGGGCCAACCCAAGACAACCAGCGAGTACATCCAGGCGTCCAGCCGCGTGGGCCGCAAGGCGAACAAGCCGGGCCTCGTGGTGACCTGCCTCAACGCCGCCAAGCCCCGCGACCGCAGCCACTATGAGCGCTTCGGTACGTACCACGAGTCGTTCTACCGCTTCGTCGAAGCCACGTCGGTGACGCCATTCTCCGCCCCGGCGCTGGACCGCGGCCTCGCGGGGGTGGTGGTGGCGCTGGGCCGCCTGCTGGACACGGCCATGACGGCGCCCCTGGAGTGGAAGTCGCTCCAGACGCACCGGGATGCGCTGGAGAAGAAGCTCGAATCCCTGGCGAAGCGCGCCGGCCGGGGGCTGCCCAAGGAAGAGTCCGAGCGCGCCAGCGGCATCGTGATGCAGCGCGCGCGAAGCCTGCTCGACTCGTGGCGCAACATCATCGAGCAGGCGAAGAAGGACGCCGCCCAACGGGCGTACTCGCCCTACGACCCGGAGGGAAAGGGACTCAAGCCCCTGCTGCGCACCTTCCTGGACGCGACCGACAACCTCACCCAGGACGAACTCAAGTTCGAAGCGCCCACGTCGATGCGCGACGTGGAGTCCTCGGTGCACCTGTGGATTCAACGCCAACCGCTGGGCGGCTACCGCGCCCCAAAGGCAGCGATGGAGGAGGTGGCGCATGACGAACCGTAG